The genomic interval TGTTAAACATGGAGACACATTAGAAACGATTGCAAGGGATACACGTGTGTCCAAAGAGGAAATTATTCAACTAAACAACCTCAAAAAACCATATTACCTGCCTGCTGGCAGAAAGCTAAAAGTACCTCGTGTTCCTAAAGTTAGTTTTAAATAACATAGGTATACTGTAATAAAGGATATTAAATTCTTTCTTCTGTTATATACAAATAGTATCTTTGTAATTCTAAAAGGATAGGGTGTGTCCAGTTTGATTTTAAGGCATGGATAATCTCCCGATAATACCAAAGAGAACCTTCTTTCCCTCCATTGAATTTTTCCCAGATATTATCACCCCCACGGCACAAATCCAAGTAGGTCGTATATAAGTTATGCCACTTATCACAGGCTACAATAAGCTTCACCTCAGGTGGAAGATAATAACATTGTGAGATAAATTCCTGTTTCCTTTGTTTCCATGGTTTTTTAGGATAGGTAAAAGAATCAGAACAGTGCCTCACATATAACGCTACCTTTTTACCAAAGTTTTTAAAAATTACCCCTAATAGAGTAAAAGTATATTCGCTTGCCTCTATATTAGTTAGTAAAGATAATAAAAACTGTTTTTCGTCTATTTCTAAATTTATAATCTCAACTCCATCTAATACTTGACTCGCCCATTGTGTATTCTGGTCTTCGATAGAATCATGTAATAATCCCGCAATAAACTGGTCTTCATCCCCCCCTTCTTCCAAAA from Candidatus Hydrogenedens sp. carries:
- a CDS encoding HD domain-containing protein, producing MIQLDQKRVLSAIDLALMLHKEQKRKGRDIPYITHLLAVASKILEEGGDEDQFIAGLLHDSIEDQNTQWASQVLDGVEIINLEIDEKQFLLSLLTNIEASEYTFTLLGVIFKNFGKKVALYVRHCSDSFTYPKKPWKQRKQEFISQCYYLPPEVKLIVACDKWHNLYTTYLDLCRGGDNIWEKFNGGKEGSLWYYREIIHALKSNWTHPILLELQRYYLYITEERI